The sequence below is a genomic window from Methanoculleus sp. 7T.
ATGGGATGGCATTATATCCCTGATCCGCCACACGTAGTGGTAGTTCCATGAGGGGTATCTGGGAGAAGATCGAGCGGGACCGGACGTTGACGGAGGAGTTTCGCGCCTGCATCGAGCGTGTCTACGGAGACCGGGGGCGAAAAGCGCTGGTCGCCGTCGATAAGGGGCAGGTGAAGCGTTACCGAGACTTCTTCGTCGTGGTGGGGCACAGCGATGAGTATGTCGTGGAGGAAGACTTCTGCACCTGCAGCGACTTCCTCTTTCGAGGACGCGAATGCTGGCACATTCTTGCGGTACGCATCGCCGAGCGGACGGGATTATACGAATCCTACGATCTCTGGTATCAGGACGTATGGAAACTTTAAACGGTCTGCACAAATAACTATATTAGTTCCAGTCATACCAAATTATACTGCGTGATTTTCAATGCTCGAGGAAGAATATACGCTCGATTATTTCCGTTCCGAAGGGTTTGAGCGGAAGGTCTGCAAGAGCTGCGGGGCGGCCTTCTGGACCCGGGACCCCGATCAGGAGTTCTGCGGCGACGCCCCATGTGTGACGTATAACTTCATCGGCAATCCGGTTTTTAAACCCCACACCGTTGATGAGATGAGGGAGGCATTCCTCTCGTTCTTCGAGCGGCACGGCCATACACGCCTCGAGCGCTACCCCGTAGCCGCCCGGTGGAGAGACGACATCTACCTCACTATCGCATCCATCGCCGACTTCCAGCCGTTCGTCACGAGCGGGGTCGTCCCTCCGCCCGCCAATCCGCTGACCATCTCCCAGCCTTGCATCCGCTTAAACGACCTCGACTCCGTCGGCAGGTCGGGCCGCCACCTGACGCTCTTTGAGATGATGGCGCACCACGCCTTCAACACGCCCGAGGAGCAGATCTACTGGAAGGACGAGACGGTGGCCCTCTGCGACGAATTCATCGCGTCGATCGGGGGCGATCTATCCCGGGTCAGTTACAAGGAGCACCCCTGGTACGGCGGCGGGAACGCCGGAGCCTCCGTCGAGGTGCTCATCGGGGGTCTTGAGGTCGCGACGCTGGTCTTCATGAACCTCGGACGGCAGAAGACCGACCAACCGCCCGTCGACGTGAACGGGGAGCCCTATTACCCGATGCGGCTGAATATCGTCGATACCGGCTACGGCCTTGAGAGGTTCGTCTGGGCTTCGAAGGGTTCGCCGACGATCTACGATGCGGTCTTCCCGGAGATGGTGAGCCGCCTGACGCGCTCCGCCCACCTCGAGCACCTCCTCGACAACCCGGAGTTCACGAAGATCATGGGGCTCAGCGCCCGGTTCGCCGGCGTCATGGACATCTCAGGGACGAACCTCTACAACCTCCGGAAGAAGGTTGCCGAGGCGATCGACGTGCCCGTGGAGAAACTGGAGCGGATCGTCATCCCGATCGAGAAGGTCTACTCGATCGCCGACCACACCCGCTGCCTCGCCTACATGCTCGGCGACTGCATCGTCCCCTCGAACGTCCGCGAGGGATACCTTGCAAGACTCGTGCTTCGCAGGACGCTCCGGATGATGAACGACCTCTCGATGGACGAGGACCTGGCCGACCTGATCGAGGCACAGATGCAGGTTGTGGGAACCGAAAACTTCGAGCAGGACGCCGATGCCGTCAGGGAGATCGTGGAGAACGAGGCGGCCAAATACGCAAGCACCCTCGAGCGCGGGACCAGGATCGTCCAGAAGATCGCCCGGAACTACAAAGCGAAGAGCGTGCCGGTTCCCCTCTCCGAGGTCATCACCCTCTACGACTCGCACGGCATTCCGCCCGAGATGGTGAAAGACGTCGCTGCCGCCGAAGGGGCGGTTGTGGAGATCCCCGACAACTTCTACTCGCTGATCGCCGACACCCACTCGGAATCGCAGAAGGAGGCGGAAGGGGAGGACCCGCTTGCCGCCTACCGCGAGCGGGTTCTTGCTCTCCCGCCGACGAAGAAACTCTATTACGACCTCCCGACCGAGGTCGAGTTCGAGGCGATGGTGCTGGACCACTTCGACGGATTCGCGGTGCTGGACCAGACGCTCTTCTACCCCGAAGGAGGCGGCCAGCCGTCCGATACCGGCACCCTGGTGACTTCCGAGAGCATGGTGCGGGTGGAGGAGGCCATCAAACTCGGGGAGGTGATCCTCCACCGGGTCACGGGAGGCGCCCTGAAGCGCGGCGACCGGGTGAAAGGCATGGTGGACGAGGAACGCCGGTGGTCGCTGATGCGCCACCACACGGCGACCCACGTTCTCCTGCACGCCGCGACGAAGGTGCTCGGCGCCCATGTGCATCAGGCGGGCGCCCAGAAGGGGAGCGAGACATCCCGGCTGGATATCCGGCACTACAAGCATATCACGCCCGAGGAGCTCAAGAGGATCGAGGTCGAGGCGAACCGGATGGTCATGGCCGATATACCGGTCTACATCAATATCGAGGAGCGGACGAAGGCCGAGCAGAAGTACGGGTTCGGCCTCTACCAGGGCGGCGTCCCGCCGGGCCGGGATATCAGGACGGTGCAGGTGGCGAGCGACGTGCAGGCATGCGCAGGAACGCATGTCCGGACAACCGGCGAGATCGGGCTGATCCGGGTCATCGGCGTCGAGCACATCCAGGACGGCGTCGAACGGCTGGTCTTTGCGGCCGGGATCGCTGCCGTGCACTCCATGCAGCACCTCGAAGAACTCCTCCAAGCGTCCGCCGACGTGGTGAGCGTCCAGCCCGAGAACCTGCCGGCAACGGTAGCGCGTTTCTTCTCGGAATGGAAGGAGCAGAAGAAGGAGATCGAGCGTCTCCAGAAGAAAGTGGTTGACCTCCAGATGCAGAACCTCGGGGGCGAAGTGGTAGACGGCATCAGGGTCGTCGTCAAGCAGGTTGACGCGGCCCCGAAGGAACTCGTCGCACTCGCCACCACGGTCGCCGATGAGGGCGGCGTGGCGCTCTTTGCATCGGTGAACGGGAACGTGAAGGTGGTGGCGACGTCGGGCACCCCGGCGGTGAACGCCGCCGATATCGTGAGGGAAGTCTGCAGCGTCCTCGGCGGAAAGGGCGGCGGTAAGCCGACCCTTGCGCAGGGCGCCGGGCCGGACACCTCCAGGCTCGAGCAGGCGCTCGAACTTGGGCGCAACCAGATCCTTGAAGCACTCCATGGTTGACGAGGTTGTAGTTATTCAGCCGGGTGATGAGCGAGCACAGAAGATCGCCCGGGCAATGGCGAGCCAGACGGCGAACGCGGTCATTCAGGCCTTCGGCAGCGGGCCGCTGACGTCTTCGGAGGTTGCCCGGCGGATGGGTATCCCCATCACCACCGC
It includes:
- a CDS encoding SWIM zinc finger family protein; the encoded protein is MRGIWEKIERDRTLTEEFRACIERVYGDRGRKALVAVDKGQVKRYRDFFVVVGHSDEYVVEEDFCTCSDFLFRGRECWHILAVRIAERTGLYESYDLWYQDVWKL
- the alaS gene encoding alanine--tRNA ligase yields the protein MLEEEYTLDYFRSEGFERKVCKSCGAAFWTRDPDQEFCGDAPCVTYNFIGNPVFKPHTVDEMREAFLSFFERHGHTRLERYPVAARWRDDIYLTIASIADFQPFVTSGVVPPPANPLTISQPCIRLNDLDSVGRSGRHLTLFEMMAHHAFNTPEEQIYWKDETVALCDEFIASIGGDLSRVSYKEHPWYGGGNAGASVEVLIGGLEVATLVFMNLGRQKTDQPPVDVNGEPYYPMRLNIVDTGYGLERFVWASKGSPTIYDAVFPEMVSRLTRSAHLEHLLDNPEFTKIMGLSARFAGVMDISGTNLYNLRKKVAEAIDVPVEKLERIVIPIEKVYSIADHTRCLAYMLGDCIVPSNVREGYLARLVLRRTLRMMNDLSMDEDLADLIEAQMQVVGTENFEQDADAVREIVENEAAKYASTLERGTRIVQKIARNYKAKSVPVPLSEVITLYDSHGIPPEMVKDVAAAEGAVVEIPDNFYSLIADTHSESQKEAEGEDPLAAYRERVLALPPTKKLYYDLPTEVEFEAMVLDHFDGFAVLDQTLFYPEGGGQPSDTGTLVTSESMVRVEEAIKLGEVILHRVTGGALKRGDRVKGMVDEERRWSLMRHHTATHVLLHAATKVLGAHVHQAGAQKGSETSRLDIRHYKHITPEELKRIEVEANRMVMADIPVYINIEERTKAEQKYGFGLYQGGVPPGRDIRTVQVASDVQACAGTHVRTTGEIGLIRVIGVEHIQDGVERLVFAAGIAAVHSMQHLEELLQASADVVSVQPENLPATVARFFSEWKEQKKEIERLQKKVVDLQMQNLGGEVVDGIRVVVKQVDAAPKELVALATTVADEGGVALFASVNGNVKVVATSGTPAVNAADIVREVCSVLGGKGGGKPTLAQGAGPDTSRLEQALELGRNQILEALHG